One part of the Dermacentor andersoni chromosome 2, qqDerAnde1_hic_scaffold, whole genome shotgun sequence genome encodes these proteins:
- the LOC126540167 gene encoding solute carrier family 22 member 7-like, whose translation MARVLKERLGAGDLELSESFDCAEAFGYGSYQKGVLLFAIVGVWVMHSHTLAFPLISSEVDHWCSKPVGTNMSDTEWKETAIPIEDDGQRSHCTVFAKPGYLNDTSVVRCKRWDYNAEAAHTTIISLWNLVCDRRWLIHMANAVFMAGVLGSLAASGFATDITGRKLVIRGAACVLMVAAFGGCFADTYLMYLCTRFVISGSSSALSMVACILLTEVSTNAHRAVHVSMSGIVGLLLGDACYAALKQARLNWIGLQLLMVAPTLLVPLGCFVVKESPRWLIARRDLKGAEIAMQAAAKVNGFPADAAVLLVERIKNHDVDCARRHAAASHDKSTASAVLRRGLIIYASSFAIMVAYYTLLLASSARDKTWMRWTSVVADAVCYALYLFAVDRMGRVALVTSVYVLAGTYCCFLATTLSTGSAELFSIALLIQAKAVTGVGVVVTSLCATEAFPSAARGLGVCLAYSCARLGGVFAAAASSLRAAGREDLLLVIVAGALYAAAQIFQKLPRKVTPFNPDSTRTTTVVSPSDAVEDMKKSLEQQPKGKVRKKRQRPVATHDSKMISPESRGCNVDAKASGVASPVSMSSADQAEMSPFRKKSDHGDMQSPDR comes from the coding sequence ATGGCACGTGTCCTGAAGGAGCGACTCGGAGCAGGTGACCTGGAGCTGAGCGAAAGTTTCGACTGTGCCGAGGCATTCGGGTACGGCAGCTACCAAAAGGGTGTCTTGCTCTTCGCCATTGTCGGCGTATGGGTCATGCACTCCCACACGCTTGCCTTCCCGCTCATCTCAAGCGAGGTGGACCACTGGTGCAGCAAGCCGGTCGGCACCAACATGTCAGACACGGAATGGAAGGAGACTGCCATACCCATAGAGGACGACGGCCAGCGAAGTCATTGCACCGTCTTCGCGAAGCCGGGATATCTGAACGACACCAGCGTCGTACGGTGCAAGCGGTGGGACTACAACGCCGAGGCTGCTCACACCACCATCATCAGTCTTTGGAACCTGGTGTGCGATCGGCGGTGGCTCATACACATGGCCAATGCCGTCTTCATGGCCGGCGTCCTGGGCTCTCTGGCTGCGTCCGGCTTCGCCACAGACATCACCGGCCGAAAGCTGGTCATACGTGGCGCCGCATGCGTGCTCATGGTTGCGGCGTTCGGCGGCTGTTTTGCCGACACGTACCTCATGTACCTCTGCACGAGGTTTGTCATATCCGGCTCGTCGAGCGCTCTCTCCATGGTGGCCTGCATCCTGCTGACCGAGGTGTCCACGAACGCCCACCGGGCCGTCCACGTCAGCATGTCCGGAATCGTCGGCCTCTTGCTTGGCGACGCGTGCTACGCAGCCCTGAAGCAGGCGCGTCTCAACTGGATCGGGCTGCAGCTGCTCATGGTGGCCCCCACGCTCCTCGTTCCGTTGGGTTGCTTCGTCGTAAAAGAGTCGCCTCGATGGCTCATCGCCAGGCGCGACCTCAAGGGTGCCGAGATTGCCATGCAGGCAGCAGCCAAAGTGAACGGCTTCCCTGCCGACGCCGCCGTTTTGCTGGTAGAGCGAATAAAAAACCATGACGTCGACTGCGCCAGGCGGCATGCGGCCGCCAGCCACGACAAGAGTACCGCATCAGCCGTCCTTCGTCGTGGCCTGATCATATACGCCTCCTCTTTCGCCATTATGGTCGCTTATTACACGCTGCTTCTGGCATCTTCGGCACGCGACAAAACTTGGATGCGCTGGACGTCGGTCGTTGCCGACGCTGTGTGCTACGCGCTGTACCTGTTCGCCGTAGACAGAATGGGTCGAGTGGCTCTCGTCACTTCCGTCTACGTTTTGGCGGGCACCTACTGCTGCTTTCTAGCCACCACGCTCAGTACCGGCTCTGCTGAACTGTTCAGCATCGCCCTCCTGATCCAAGCAAAGGCTGTCACGGGCGTCGGCGTCGTGGTCACGTCACTGTGCGCGACCGAGGCCTTCCCGTCGGCCGCTCGCGGACTCGGCGTGTGCCTTGCGTACTCCTGCGCTCGGCTCGGTGGAGTCTTCGCCGCTGCAGCGTCCAGCCTCCGCGCGGCGGGCCGGGAGGACCTGCTCTTGGTCATTGTGGCCGGTGCGCTGTACGCCGCGGCGCAGATCTTCCAGAAACTGCCGCGAAAGGTCACCCCCTTCAACCCGGACAGCACGCGGACGACCACTGTTGTGAGCCCGTCGGACGCGGTGGAAGACATGAAGAAGTCTCTGGAGCAGCAGCCGAAGGGAAAAGTTCGCAAGAAGCGACAGAGACCCGTGGCTACCCATGACAGCAAGATGATCAGTCCCGAGAGTAGGGGGTGCAACGTAGATGCCAAGGCGTCTGGTGTTGCTTCACCGGTCAGCATGTCCAGCGCCGACCAAGCGGAAATGAGTCCCTTCAGGAAGAAAAGTGACCATGGTGACATGCAATCGCCAGACAGATAG